The Helianthus annuus cultivar XRQ/B chromosome 15, HanXRQr2.0-SUNRISE, whole genome shotgun sequence genomic sequence TTTCGAACAAAGTACTCTACAACCGGGTAGGCCACTCGATCACCCAAAAAGTATCCATACAAGGTATTAGCAAGCTTATCCTGAATAGCCCTAACCGAATCCCGGGGTAAAACCACGTCACAACCATCTTGTTTCTCAACACTAGCAAGATTCCGAAAGTTTACCTTTTTAGAGTTTTTATTCAAGACTGACTCAGCATAGGACAAAGGTTTCGAAGTTCCCATATCATCCTGATTACCGTTCATCACACCCCCTCCTGCATGCATATTCTCCTCTACCCTAGATGCCGATTGCACATCCTCTGGATTAACTGGAACCGTTACTTTCAGCAGTTCATCAATCACATTAATGTAAGTTCCCTCTGCCTTCTCATTCACGACCGTGCCTCTACATGGAGCAAAAGTTTTCCCATCAATATCAACAACCCTGTCCGCAAATCATAACAACTTTGATGTAACTAGCTTTAATAAGATGATGCACAAAAGTCTGCGATAATAAACGAAACCCTAATGCTCTCTCTCCTATGGCGATTTTCATGTTCTTCTTGAAACCTGAATTTTCTTCGTGATCTgttgtataacagtctgtgattagagtTTTGATCCTTTCAATActctataacgaactcgttagcaatAGTGATCGATTTAAATTagggtttttcttttttctttttgcGTTAATCGCCACCTTAGGTATCAGTGTTGAAACCCTGATCTATTACGTTGGTTGTTGttgattgcggttaactgagtttaatttagctagattgataaCTCCAACTTAATCGGTTAAGGGTGGCAGACTGATTCTAGGGTTTTAGGAATTAGGGTTTATCGTTCTTGTTCCTGATTTCGTTTGTTGCGGCGTTAGGCTTTTGGGGTATCGAGTGCATGGTTGTTTATGGTTCTTGTTTCACGTGAGAGTTGATTGATTTGTTATGGATGTTCAGTCTAAGTTTGGTGACGCTACTGCTAGTGTTCTGCATGATCGTGGTAAGCCGCCTGACCCGCTTGTTTCTTTTGCTAATAAACCGACCAACGTAGAGGGAGCTGATAGTATGAATGAACCTGTTGGTGAGGAGTTGCCGACACCTGGAACAGCACCTATTCGTGGGATCGGGTTAAGAGTTACTAACATTGAAGGCAATCCCTTAATTCCGAGAAGAGGTATGTTCTCTACATCTAATGTATCGGTCTTGGACGGGCTGATGAGTATTTCCAAACCGGTTGAAAATTTCTCCAATGGTGAACCGTCCACGATGGCTAATAAGGTTACTGGGGCTGTTGTCAAGCCCATGTCATATGCTGAGTCGGTAAATGCAAATAATGGCAAAAAAGTGAATTTTCGGTCGCTTGCTAGTGCTGTTAATCAGGAGGGTTGTGATGTTGTGTTACCGAGAGAATCAGTACGTATGGTCCAGGATAAGTTGGCTAACACCCTTTATGGGTACTTTTTGGGGGATCGAGTTGCCTTCCCAGTGGTGGACTACTTTGTTCGGATGAATTGGAAGAAATATGGGTTACAAAAGACTATGATGAACGCTAatggttttttctttttcaagtttagaGATGAGGCTGGAATATCGAATGTTCTTCAGGATGGGCCATGGATTATACGTTCTCAGCCTTTGTTTCTTAATCATTGGACCCCAACTACTAAACTCGAAAAGAAAGAGGTAACGAAAGTGCAAGTGTGGGTTAAAATTCACGAAGTTCCTATTGCGGCATACACGGAGGATGGCCTCAGCTTGATTGCAACAACTATTGGCGAACCAAAGATGTTGGACTCGTTTACCACGTCAATGTGTATGGATTCTTGGGGACGTAGTAGCTACGCTAGAGCGTTGATTGAAGTTTCAGCCGATAGAGAATTGCGAGAGGAAATTACAATGGCGATACCTGAACTTGATGGAGAGGGTTTTACAAAAGAAACGATGTATGTGGAGTATGAATGGAACCCGCATCGTTGTGCTTCATGTTGTGTCTTTGGCCACACGTCCGAGACTTGTCCAAAACTTCCTGTGAGAATGACTAATAACTTGCATCAGGTGCAAAATCGGAATGGTCCAAAGAACCCGAAAGGTAAAAAGTCTCCTGTTGTGGATCAGGAGGGATATACAGGTGTGTATGGGAAGAAAGCGGCCAAGAAAACTGGGATACCCGTGAATACACAGAAGCCTAAATTTGAATATCGTCCGGTGGGACAAAAGTCAAAAGGAGATTCTACTAAACCTAAGTCTCAGAACGGTATGGATGGTACTTCAAATAATAATTCTTTTCGGTCAGCCAATCCTTTTGATGTTCTTAATGAGGTGGAGGACGAACCGGGGCCTAGTAAAAGGCAACCGGACTTGAATGATGGGGACTCGGATGATGACGATGTGGAGGAAATTTATGATGAAATGGATGGGTTTATAATGGATGGTACCCGGAATATTAAGAATCacaaaggggcaagcactccttctccGAAAGTTACCAATGGTTAGTATCGCTGCATGGAAcataagggggttgaaccgccctctCAAACAAATAGAGGTTCGGCAGGCAGTCAAGGATTTCAATTTGAGCTTGTGTGCTATTCTAGAGTCTCATGTGGATGTCGGTAAGTTGGGCAATGTGTGTAAAGCTGTGTTTCGTTCTTGGGATTGGACTTCAAATGGCGGGTGCTGTAACAAAGGTACAAGGATAATCATTGGGTGGAACCCAGCTTTGTTTGATGTTATGATCGTTGCTCAATCTCCTCAGGTTATGCATTTACAGCTTGTGTTTAAATTGGATAAGAGAGTGCTTTTTTGTTCCATTGTTTATGCCGATAATTATTATGTTACGCGGAGGGAGTTATGGCATCTTCTGTCTATGCATAAGGTTTTTGTCGCGGATCGGCCATGGTGTATTATGGGTGATTTTAACTCGGCTCTTAACGTAGAAGATAATTCGATGGGGTCTTCATCAATTTCGATTGGTATGAGGGATTTTCAGGAATGTGTTGATGACATCGAAGTTGTGGATATCAATCGTTCAGGTATTCATTTTACGTGGAGCCAAAAACCTAAAAACGGTGTGGGATTACTAAAGAAAATCGATCGGGTAATGGGAAACACTCCGTTTCTTACTGAATACCCGAACTCGGTTGCCATGTTCAAGCCATATAGACTTTCGGACCACTGCCCGTGTATCTTGTCTATTCCGGAAGCGTTGAAACTCAAACCAAGGCCGTTTAAGTTTGCTAATTTTCTGGTTTTTAAACCAGAATTTTTGGAGATTGTTAATAAACATTGGATAATTAATGTTGATGGGGTTCACCAATTTCGAGTTGTCAAGAAGTTAAAGTCGCTTAAACACCCGCTTCGGTCGTTGCTGTTTAAACAGGGTAATCTCCACAAGAAAGTTGAAACTATCCGGTTGAAATTAGATGATATTCAGCAAAAGATTGACTTAGAGCCGCATAATGCTGATTTGCGGAACGAGGAAGCTGCGGCTAGCCGTGATCTTCAAGTTGCTATGTTGGATGAAGAGCGTTTTCTGAAACAAAAAGCTAAGGTAGATTGGCTGAGTGCGGGCGACATGAATACGGCATTTTTCCATTCCTCTTTGAAAATTCGTAATCATTGTAGTAGGATCGATATCATTAAAGATACTCAAGGGAATCTCTATGAAGGTGATAATGTGTCTAAAGCATTTGTCCAACATTATGAGAAATTTTTTGGCAACAAAGATGATATCTCCTTACAACCTACTCCGGATTTATTTCCGAAAGTTTTACCCTACAATATTGCTACGAGTATGGTGCGGCCGGTTACGGAGGAGGAAGTTAAAAAGGCGATGTTCTCCATTGGCAATGATAAAGCTCCGGGTCCGGATGGTTTTACGGCTGCGTTTTTCAAGAATGCTTGGCCGCTAATTGGTAATGATATTGTTAATGCCATTAAAGATTTTTTTGATACTGGTAATTTGCTTCGGGAGCTGAATCATACGCTTATAGTTCTTATTCCTAAAGTGCCAACGCCTATGGTTGTTACTGATTTTCGCCCGATTGCTTGTTGTAACGTTCTATACAAGTGTATCAGCAAGATAATTGCTGATAGGATAAAGGGAGGTTTGAATGAGATTGTTAGCATTAATCAATCGGCATTTGTCCCGGGCAGGAAAATTTCGGACAACATCTTATTAACGCAAGAGTTAATGCACAACTATCATCGAAATGTGGGGCCTCCAAGATGTGCGTTTAAGGTTGATATTCAGAAGGCGTACGACACGGTGGACTGGAGGTTTCTGAAAAGTGTGCTTCGTGGGTTTGGGTTTAACGATAATATGGTGAGGTGGATCATGTTGTGTGTTTCCTCTACCTCATTTTCGGTTTGTGTTAACGGCATGGTTCATGGGTTTTTCAGAGGTCAACGGGGGTTAAGGCAAGGGGATCCTATCTCTCCTTATCTTTTCACTCTTGTCATGGAGGTGTTGACGGGTATTCTTCAGCACTCTGTTCGGATAGATTCCTCCTTCAAATATCATAACAGATGTGAAAAACAGCAGATTATAAATCTTTGCTTTGCGGATGATCTGTTCCTTTTTGCTAGAGGGGAAGTGAACTCGGCCAATTGTATTATGACCTCTCTTTCAAAATTTTCTAAGATGTCGGGCCTAGTGCCTAACAACCAGAAAAGTACGGTCTTCTTTTGCAATGTGAAAGATCATGTTAAACAGGAGATTCTGGACATTATGCCTTTTGTGGAAGGTACGTTACCGGTCAAGTATTTGGGTGTCCCTCTTATTTCCTCTATGCTTAGATACAGTGATTGCCGTGTGCTCGTGGAAAAATTAGAGAAACGTATTATGCACTGGAAGAATAAATTGTTATCGTTTGCGGGGCGGCTTCAACTGATTATCTCAGTTCTCTCTTCAATGCATATTTATTGGTCCTCTGTGTTTTTGCTTCCTGTGCGGGTTGTTAAGGAGCTTGAAGCTAGAATGAGAAATTTCTTATGGTCTCAAGATGTGTCGTTCAATAGAGGTAAAGCTAAAGTTTCGTGGAAAGTGGTTTGTACTCCTAAGTATGAAGGTGGTTTAGGCATTAGACGGATTGGGGATATGAATAAAGCCCTGATGGCGTCTcatatttggagtattgtaaagaAGCGGGATTCCCTTTGGGTCAAGTGGGTTCACTCTTATCGGCTTAAAGGAAAGAATTTCTAGGTTTGCAAAGCTACTTCAAATTCTACTTGGTCATGGAGGAAAATCATTCAGTTGAGGCATGTTATTCGGAAATATGTTTGGTCCGATGTGGGTAATGGCCGTGATACATCAGCTTGGTTTGATTTTTGGAGTGATTTAGGCCCTCTTGGTGATTTTCTGTCACCAAGGACTATTACGGATGCTGATTTTCGGTTAGATGACACTGTTTTCAATATTTTCTCTAACGATACTTGGAATTGGCCTGTCGCATGGAGGGATCTTTTCCCTGTTCTTATTCAGCTGGATCACTTTCGTTTAGACCCGTCAAAATCTGACCGATTGCTATGGAAAGATGGGAACGAATGTCAGGATTTCTCTTCGTCAGCCGTATGGCACTCGGTTCGTCATAGAGAATCAGAGGTTGATTGGAGTGGTATTGTTTGGTTTGCTCAATGTATCCCTAGGCACGCGTTTATGATGTGGCTGATTATGAAGAGAAAGCTCCTTACTCAAGACAAGATTCTGCAGTGGGATTTCTCAAGGCGGAaaaacatgaatatgatgtgctgTCTATTGTGCTACGAGAACTTTGATTCTCATCAGCATTTATTCTTTGAATGCAAATTTTCGGACGAAGTCTGGAATATGATTCGGGGTAAAGTGGGTATGGAGGCTGTGTGTTCGAGATGGGAGGATATCACCGAGTGGCTATGTGCTCGCATTCGGTCAAAGAAAGTGGAGATTTATGTCGCGAAGCTTCTAGTTGCGGCTGCTGCGTATACGATTTGGCAAGAGCGGAATGCTAGACTATTCAGAAACCAATTACGTCCACCTGAAATGGTGAAGGATGCTATTCTGAAAACTGTGAGATACAAGCTGATGGGAGCTAAGCTGAAGATCAACGCTAGGGTGCGGAAGCTGCTTGGGGATTGGGATGTTGCAACTGAAACGAAAGATGATGGAGGCTAATTAGTTAGTTTTTTTGTAGTTTCGTTTCTGTCTAGATGAGTGTCTAGGTGTTTATGTCCGGTTGTTGCGTTCGGTTTCTTTTGGTTTGGTTTTACTGGCTttactttcatggggcatgtctCATGATTGAACTGGTGTAGGCTTTCTACACCACTTGTTcttttttggttgtgaatatatagaatcaccggggtaaccctttacccaaaaaaaacaaCCCTGTCCGCAAGACACAGTAGGGTTTTGACGGCCATCATGCTGAAAATTCCCGGATTTATAACGACCATCCATGCTAAGAAAAACGACTCTCTATAAACTCAAAACTTCAGACTATCATGCACAAAAACAAACCAGCGAGACCAGAATTCGACCGACACACAAACGAAAGGATGAAACCCTAAACTAGCAAACCCTAACCCATGTATCTTTCGAAATCAAATAGAGGAATTAGTAAGTCGAAAAATAACAAACCCACACCTCTATGCAATCAGATCAATACAAGAACTAGGGCGGCGATTGGAAACAAACCGAAACAAACCCTAGATTAAACTTTATCCCTTTGCTAACTAGTTCGAATGTAAACGAGTTAAGCGAGTTATCCTACGTAGAAAACTTTGATCGTCGCCTGAACCCTAATGCTCTCTCTCCTTCTGGCGATTTTTTGTTCCTCATGTAACCTTGATTTCTTCGTGATCTaatgtataacagtctgtgattagaaGTTTGATCCTTTCAAAATTCTATAACGTACTCGTTAGCAATAGTGACCGATCTAATTAGGGTTCTTGTTTCGTTTCTTTTCAAATCGCCGCCTTAGACATCAATCTTCAAACCCTGATTTATTAAATTAGTTGTTAttgattgcggttaactgagTTTAATTTAGCTAGATCGATAACTCTGGTTTAATCGATTAAGGGTGGATTTTTGAGTCTAGGGTTAGGAATTAGGGTTTGGTTTTCGATTTTCGGCTGCTTGTTTTAGGTATTCTTGTCTTCTTGGTTTGCATGGTTCGAATCTAGTTTGGTTGAGAGAGTTGT encodes the following:
- the LOC110914491 gene encoding uncharacterized protein LOC110914491 — protein: MDVQSKFGDATASVLHDRGKPPDPLVSFANKPTNVEGADSMNEPVGEELPTPGTAPIRGIGLRVTNIEGNPLIPRRGMFSTSNVSVLDGLMSISKPVENFSNGEPSTMANKVTGAVVKPMSYAESVNANNGKKVNFRSLASAVNQEGCDVVLPRESVRMVQDKLANTLYGYFLGDRVAFPVVDYFVRMNWKKYGLQKTMMNANGFFFFKFRDEAGISNVLQDGPWIIRSQPLFLNHWTPTTKLEKKEVTKVQVWVKIHEVPIAAYTEDGLSLIATTIGEPKMLDSFTTSMCMDSWGRSSYARALIEVSADRELREEITMAIPELDGEGFTKETMYVEYEWNPHRCASCCVFGHTSETCPKLPVRMTNNLHQVQNRNGPKNPKGKKSPVVDQEGYTGVYGKKAAKKTGIPVNTQKPKFEYRPVGQKSKGDSTKPKSQNGMDGTSNNNSFRSANPFDVLNEVEDEPGPSKRQPDLNDGDSDDDDVEEIYDEMDGFIMDGTRNIKNHKGASTPSPKVTNESHVDVGKLGNVCKAVFRSWDWTSNGGCCNKGTRIIIGWNPALFDVMIVAQSPQVMHLQLVFKLDKRVLFCSIVYADNYYVTRRELWHLLSMHKVFVADRPWCIMGDFNSALNVEDNSMGSSSISIGMRDFQECVDDIEVVDINRSGIHFTWSQKPKNGVGLLKKIDRVMGNTPFLTEYPNSVAMFKPYRLSDHCPCILSIPEALKLKPRPFKFANFLVFKPEFLEIVNKHWIINVDGVHQFRVVKKLKSLKHPLRSLLFKQGNLHKKVETIRLKLDDIQQKIDLEPHNADLRNEEAAASRDLQVAMLDEERFLKQKAKVDWLSAGDMNTAFFHSSLKIRNHCSRIDIIKDTQGNLYEGDNVSKAFVQHYEKFFGNKDDISLQPTPDLFPKVLPYNIATSMVRPVTEEEVKKAMFSIGNDKAPGPDGFTAAFFKNAWPLIGNDIVNAIKDFFDTGNLLRELNHTLIVLIPKVPTPMVVTDFRPIACCNVLYKCISKIIADRIKGGLNEIVSINQSAFVPGRKISDNILLTQELMHNYHRNVGPPRCAFKVDIQKAYDTVDWRFLKSVLRGFGFNDNMVRWIMLCVSSTSFSVCVNGMVHGFFRGQRGLRQGDPISPYLFTLVMEVLTGILQHSVRIDSSFKYHNRCEKQQIINLCFADDLFLFARGEVNSANCIMTSLSKFSKMSGLVPNNQKSTVFFCNVKDHVKQEILDIMPFVEGTLPVKYLGVPLISSMLRYSDCRVLVEKLEKRIMHWKNKLLSFAGRLQLIISVLSSMHIYWSSVFLLPVRVVKELEARMRNFLWSQDVSFNRGKAKVSWKVVCTPKYEGGLGIRRIGDMNKALMASHIWSILRHVIRKYVWSDVGNGRDTSAWFDFWSDLGPLGDFLSPRTITDADFRLDDTVFNIFSNDTWNWPVAWRDLFPVLIQLDHFRLDPSKSDRLLWKDGNECQDFSSSAVWHSVRHRESEVDWSGIVWFAQCIPRHAFMMWLIMKRKLLTQDKILQWDFSRRKNMNMMCCLLCYENFDSHQHLFFECKFSDEVWNMIRGKVGMEAVCSRWEDITEWLCARIRSKKVEIYVAKLLVAAAAYTIWQERNARLFRNQLRPPEMVKDAILKTVRYKLMGAKLKINARVRKLLGDWDVATETKDDGG